In Halictus rubicundus isolate RS-2024b chromosome 5, iyHalRubi1_principal, whole genome shotgun sequence, one genomic interval encodes:
- the LOC143354026 gene encoding CDK5 regulatory subunit-associated protein 3, with product MEEQNFSIDINTGKLLEWLISRRHCNKDWHTKVLVIRGKINNAIQDMPEHDDIVKLLSGTYINYFHCLKIVEILKETEADTKNVFGRYGSQRMKDWQEIVKAYEKDNVYLAEVAQILIRNVNYEVPSTKKQIQKLEQTQIDFDKKEAEYKKSENTARSEFNLLCKQLGISGQHIKQELAEKVKELPEIYENIAKKSKSLQKAIEFYSGFVNYTLGRLHDGGCVPMLKYVIEKGNTTTYEWIYGEPPLSISEPPLNVKTDEDLENKKTEDTEHAEIDFGDIDLNGDVDLGDDVNLEGGGEIDWGEGNVEEVAHEDIDFNVSLEESGIVVEAAGHEGGVASGTEAYTVLDNTSTRSDFMNQLFELEAFLKLRLYELKVDDTVNFLSFSQVHDSSSVLQYSNLENTQNMLDNVQVVLSQMLDTKVQHLHNIKHSARYMDVLATTLKQKLSLVDKMIASQNAMKQKKKDAAKEVESLQPLLQCIIQRTKELQTQIEQEISKKYKNRVVHLTGGISNL from the exons ATGGAG GAGCAAAACTTTTCCATCGACATCAACACTGGAAAATTATTAGAATGGTTAATCAGCAGGCGACATTGTAATAAGGACTGGCACACGAAGGTTTTGGTTATCAGAGGAAAAATTAACAATGCGATTCAAGATATGCCTGAACATGATGATATCGTTAAATTATTGTCAGGAACAT ataTAAATTACTTCCACTGTTTGAAAATAGTAGAAATATTAAAGGAGACCGAGGCGGACACAAAAAATGTTTTCGGAAGGTATGGTTCGCAAAGAATGAAAGACTGGCAAGAGATAGTGAAGGCGTATGAGAAGGACAATGTGTATTTGGCAGAAGTGGCGCAAATTCTTATTAGAAATGTGAATTACGAAGTACCTAgcacaaagaaacaaattcaaaAATTAGAACAAACTCAGATT GACTTTGACAAGAAGGAAGCGGAGTACAAAAAGTCAGAGAATACAGCTCGGTCAGAGTTCAATTTACTTTGCAAACAATTAGGCATATCTGGTCAGCATATTAAACAAGAGCTAGCAGAGAAAGTGAAAGAACTGCCAGAAATTTATGAGAACATTGCCAAAAAATCCAAATCATTACAAAAGGCTATAGAGTTCTACTCAGGTTTTGTTAATTATACTCTAGGTAGATTGCATGATGGTGGTTGCGTCCCCATGCTGAAATATGTGATTG AGAAGGGGAATACTACTACGTACGAATGGATTTACGGAGAACCCCCACTATCAATTAGTGAACCACCTTTAAACGTAAAAACTGACGAAgatttggaaaataagaaaacTGAAGACACAGAACATGCT GAAATTGATTTTGGGGACATCGACTTAAACGGAGATGTGGATTTGGGCGACGATGTTAATTTGGAAGGTGGAGGTGAAATCGATTGGGGTGAAGGGAATGTGGAAGAAGTTGCACACGAGGATATAGATTTCAATGTTTCCTTGGAAGAGTCTGGTATAGTTGTTGAAGCAGCTGGTCACGAAGGTGGAGTAGCCAGTGGTACCGAAGCGTACACAGTTCTTGACAATACGTCGACCAGAAGTGATTTTATGAACCAATTATTTGAG CTGGAAGCGTTCCTCAAATTACGACTGTACGAATTAAAAGTCGATGATACAGTAAATTTCCTAAGCTTCAGTCAGGTCCATGACTCATCTTCTGTTCTGCAATATTCCAATTTGGAAAACACTCAGAATATGTTGGACAATGTACAAGTTGTTCTATCCCAAATGTTGGATACGAAGGTTCAACACCTACATAACATTAAACATTCTGCGAG GTACATGGACGTTTTAGCAACGACCTTGAAACAGAAATTAAGTTTAGTGGATAAGATGATAGCTTCGCAAAACGCTATGAAACAAAAGAAGAAAGATGCTGCGAAAGAAGTAGAGTCCCTTCAACCCCTTTTACAGTGTATTATACAAAGGACAAAGGAGTTACAAACACAg ATAGAACAAGAGATTTCGAAGAAGTACAAAAACAGAGTAGTACATTTAACCGGGGGCATTAGCAacttgtaa
- the LOC143354027 gene encoding transmembrane emp24 domain-containing protein 7 translates to MDYWSTCLLLVSLCGTILRTGGVELTFELPDNEKQCFYQEIVKNETAMLEFQVVTGGQYDVDVTLEAPNKEIIYKQIKTQFDSHQFSAAMTGPYKACFSNEFSTFSHKLVYMDFRVGNQMPLVGLGEHVTVMTQMESSVEEVHKHLNNILDYQTHHRLREAQGRKNAEDLNDHVLKWSIVETITIVTICVLQVYILKTFFTERKP, encoded by the exons atggACTATTGGTCGACCTGCTTGCTGTTAGTTTCGTTGTGTGGCACGATATTACGCACTGGTGGTGTTGAGTTAACCTTCGAACTTCCCGATAATGAGAAACAGTGTTTCTATCAAGAAATCGTGAAGAATGAGACGGCAATGCTGGAATTTCAG GTTGTGACAGGGGGACAGTATGATGTAGACGTAACCTTAGAAGCACCGAATAAAGAAATCATCTACAAGCAGATTAAGACGCAGTTCGATTCGCATCAATTTTCAGCTGCTATGACAGGACCTTACAAGGCTTGTTTTAGTAACGAGTTCTCAACATTTTCACATAAGCTTGTTTACATGGACTTCCGTGTGGGCAATCAGATGCCTCTAGTTGGTCTTGGAGAACATGTAACAGTCATGACACAG ATGGAGTCTTCCGTGGAAGAAGTACAtaaacatttaaacaacatTCTAGACTATCAAACGCATCATCGACTGAGAGAAGCGCAGGGACGTAAAAACGCGGAGGATCTGAACGACCATGTGCTAAAATGGTCCATCGTAGAAACAATTACCATTGTAACTATATGCGTGTTGCAGGTCTATATTTTAAAGACTTTCTTCACGGAGAGAAAGCCCTAG